The genomic segment CTGAAAGGTAAAAGCGGCCTTGGCGACTACCTCGTTAATCGGTGGGGAACGTTCGACAGATACTGGCAGCCAGATGACAAAGAGAAAACAAAGTGGATCATGTGGGATGTCGCGTTGATTCTCGCGTTGGCCTACCCCGAAATGGCTACGAAAAAACGGGTACAGAGCCCTCACGATAACCGCATGCGCCTGATTGATGTTTACACAGCCATCGACACAGCCGCTATGGAAGCAAAGTTCTGGGCGCTGCTAGATGGGTTCGTTGGTGAGGAATGAGGGTTATTCAATGCCGCATGTCAAGTGTTGCTAATTAAGGTTTGGATGTGCAAGCTACGGGGGCGTCGTGTTTCTGGATTGCACTATTCCCGAAATAACTGCGATGCTTTTGTACATTTCTTTGGCCATTGAGTCTACTTTCAGGAAACACACCAATCGGCAGTCGGCATTCAACTCTGCATTAAACTGGCCCTAATTCCTGTAGTCTAGCGGCGGGTCGCGGTCGCCGAGGAGGGGTTTGTAGACAAAATCATCACCACGTAACTGCTCAAACTCTGCTTTGGCAGCTGCTACCGTTGCGGGATCTTTCATCAATGTAATCGCTGTCAGCGCCATGGTTTTGGCAGCCACCATCATCCCTTTGTGGCCGATACTCATGCCGCCGGCAGCAATGGCCTGCCAGGAATGCGCGGCTGTACCCGGCACCCAGGTTGCGGCATCGAGCCCGGCTGTAGGCACAACCCAGCTTACATCGCCCACATCGGTTGAGCCGCTGGTTGCCTGCAACACAACTGGCTGAATGGCCCTGGCCTGCGCCAGCGCTGGTGGTGCGTCAAAAGACTGTTGCAAAGAGGCTGCAAACGTACGCTCTTCCTCGCTGTATTCAACACCACCCACCTTTTTCAATTGGGCATGCATTACGTTTGCCAGCGTATGATTGGGCAACACGCTGTGGATCCCATGGATAACTTCGTGCGCCATCTGCGTACCGGTCCCCATCGCTGCGCCTTCAGCAGCGGCTACCACGCGAGACCAGATGCCCTCTAGTATTGTAGCATTTGGATGTCGCACGTAGTAGTAGACCTCGGCAAAATCAGGAATCACATTGGGGGCGTGTCCACCTTGCGTGATCACATAGTGAATGCGTGCTTCCTGCGGCACGTGCTCACGCAGCAAGTTAACCATGTAATTCATCGCTTCAACCCCATCCAGTGCAGACCGGCCGCGCTCTGGTGCTGCTGCGGCGTGGGCAGACTTGCCATGGAAGCGAAACTTGGCCGACCGGTTTGCCAACGTTGTATAGGGACTTGCATCGTTTGTATCGCCCGGATGCCAATGGAGCATCACATCAACGTCATCAAAGAGCCCTTCGCGCACCATGTAAACTTTGCCAGCACCGCCTTCTTCCGCCGGCGTCCCGTAAAATCGGATGGTGCCCGTATGCCCTTCATCTAACCAGTGTTTTACAGCAATGGCAGCTGCAGCTGACCCGGTCCCGAAAAGGTGGTGACCACACGCGTGCCCGGCCCCCTGCCCCTCAATGATTGCGCGGTCAGGTTGTGCGGCCTGTGAAATCCCGGGCAATGCATCGTATTCGCCCATAATTCCAATGACGGGTTCTCCTTCACCGTAACTGGCAACAAAAGCTGTCGGGATGGCCGCTACGCCGGCTTTTATTTGGAATCCAGCGTTAGCCAGCAGGGCTTGCAACTTTGCAGCGCTCCGGTGCTCCTGATAGCCTACTTCCGCTAATTCCCAAATCTCATGTGCAACGGCAGCATATGTGGCTGCGCTTTTATCCAGCAGGTCCGACACATTATCTTGCGCCAAGGCTACAGGAGCGAACGCAAAAATCAACAAGAACAAGGCATGCAGTCTTTTCACTTACAAGCTCCGTAACGTTTCGAGGTATGCGACGAGGTCAACGAGTTGCGATGTCCCCAAAGCAGCGCCCAGCGCAGGCATCAGAGAATTTTCCATTTCAGTGATGGTTGCAACGTTGCCCATGGGATAGCTACGCGTTTGCCCACCTTGCTCGCGCAACTGGATTTCTTCGTCGGTCCGACTCAGCACATACCCTGCGGCGGCATTGCCATCTTTCATAGAAATCAGGAAGCCTTCATATCCAAAGCCGATGCCGGCGTTTGGATAGATGATTGCGTTGTAGAGCGCCTCTGCTGGCAATTTACTTCCAATCTCGGACAAGTCTGGTCCAAAGTCGGTGCCCACACCCTGTACAACATGGCAGGCGCTGCATTGCTGCTCAAAGACGGCTTTGCCGGCATTCACTTCACCGGTCATAGCAACCAGTTGCTCAATTGCCGGCAGGGGCTGCCCGTTGTTACCAGTTGGTGGGTCCAGGTACTTCGCGGCCATTTGCCGGCGGCGCTCATCCGAAGAGTTGAACAGAATACTGGCAGCTTGTTCTTTGAAAGACACAGGAAGCTCCCCCCTTTCGAGCATTCCCAGCAAACCGTATTCACCCGACCAGCCAACCGCATAATTTGTCAATGCATGGCGACGCAGGTCCATACCCAATGCATCATTTTGAACGACGGACTGGAGCGCATTCCTCGAATTCCCGTTGCCTATTTTCCCGAGTAAACCAACAACCTCAAGTGCATCGTCCGCTGAACCAGCATTTGCCAAAGCCTCCATGAACCGATCAGGTCCTTCTAGATCGAGCAGTAAAGCACCGGCATCACGAGCCAGAGCTTCTTCAGCTTGTTGGGCCATGGCAAACAGAGACGCGCCTCTATGCGTAGGCTTGAAACGGGCAACCAAATCAAGGAAAGTGCGCGTTCCATCCACGGCATCAAGGGCAGCAGTAAGTGCTTGCTGGACGGCAGGGTCGGCTTCATTGTGTTCATTTACCAGATGCTGTAATGCGAGCGGCGCCAGCGCCTCGTTGCTATCTCCTAACAATGCTGTTAGTTGCTGGCTTTTCAAGTACTCATTATCATGGAAGTCAAATGCCCGAAAATACCGTAGTTGAT from the Bacteroidota bacterium genome contains:
- a CDS encoding amidohydrolase produces the protein MAQDNVSDLLDKSAATYAAVAHEIWELAEVGYQEHRSAAKLQALLANAGFQIKAGVAAIPTAFVASYGEGEPVIGIMGEYDALPGISQAAQPDRAIIEGQGAGHACGHHLFGTGSAAAAIAVKHWLDEGHTGTIRFYGTPAEEGGAGKVYMVREGLFDDVDVMLHWHPGDTNDASPYTTLANRSAKFRFHGKSAHAAAAPERGRSALDGVEAMNYMVNLLREHVPQEARIHYVITQGGHAPNVIPDFAEVYYYVRHPNATILEGIWSRVVAAAEGAAMGTGTQMAHEVIHGIHSVLPNHTLANVMHAQLKKVGGVEYSEEERTFAASLQQSFDAPPALAQARAIQPVVLQATSGSTDVGDVSWVVPTAGLDAATWVPGTAAHSWQAIAAGGMSIGHKGMMVAAKTMALTAITLMKDPATVAAAKAEFEQLRGDDFVYKPLLGDRDPPLDYRN